The sequence GAGAATTTTAAGTGAGATGAGCCTGCATTACCAAGCTGGAAAACAGAGCCACAAAGACCCTTGTAGACCAGGACCCCAGTACTGGATTAGGGTACCTTCTCAGGGTCAAGCAAGGGTCATTGAGGTAAGTTTATTtgattcttcctttctgattttaaattagaaagtaaGTAAGACATATTGAGGCCCTCATGTCAGGAAGGCTTTCAAATATCCATCCCAAATATCCAATCCAACAGgctaacatacttttttttttttttttttttgagacagggtttctctctaTCACCCAGaatagagtatagtggcatcatcacaactcactgcaacctcaaactcctgggcccaagtgatcctactaccttagcctcccaagtagctgggactacaggcgcacaccaccacatctggctaatttttctgttttttgtaaagatggggtcttgctcttgttgaggctggtctcgaactcctggcctcaagcgatcctcctgcctcagcctcccaaggtgctaggattacaggtgtgaaccaccacacctggcctaaagtACTTCTTAATAAGACTTTCATGTTTTGATCCCTTCCTACTTCCCAGTATTCATCTCTGCCTAAAATacagccccccacacacataaacacacagaaTTCTCCAACTACTCCCAATTATTTGCAATTCCATAAACACAGTAGAGTCTTTCACATCCCCGTGCCTTTGCATCCTCAGCCTACTTGCCCTACCCCTCAACCTTTCTCACATCTCCACATagagaattctttcttttctttcaagattCAACTTCCTTCTCTGAATTCCTATAGTGCTTTATAGCACATTTACCACATTGCATTGTAATTTATGTGTgcacctgcctgcctccctgtATAATTTCAGTGACTTTGTAATAATAATATGGTGAAGAATAACACTAAGAAGAATAGGATGAAGACTGCTGATGTTATTCTGGTTAATTGctcagaaagaaatggaaaataggatTGTGACTGAATATCTATCAAGTAGAAGTAAAGGATGAGAGGGTACAGTTGTTATCAGCCCCAAGCCTTAACAGTGAAACTTGACTAAAAAAGGATGTGGACCCAAAGAGAATGAGACCTCCTGAAAACAAGTTACATTAGCCCTGCAAAGAACTGATGGCTCCAGCAGGCAGATGGGGGACCCATGAATATGGGACTTTCAGGGAGCACACCCCTTAAATTGCAATTGAAATAGTCTCTCACTTTTCTTAAAGTGACAGTAAAGTCACCATGCAAGATGGGATATGGATCTGTGCAGTGTGTGTATCTAAGTATGTTAGTGTTGGAATggttcaggaagaaaaaaagctgCTAAAAATGAGAATTCAACTTTGCGGATTTGTCTGAAACTGTACTCAAAGAGatttctcaataaaaattataacttctCTAATTTACCGCTCAGGTTAGCATAGCCCACCTGCTGCTAGCAGAGCCCATCAGTCCATCTAGTTACATTGGGATGCTTCTGGATGAGTCTAAGAACTCTGACCCTTATCACTTAGGAATAGGAAGTCCACACAAAtacctttctttctctaaaaataaatggaaccCAGGACTTTGAGGATATAAACTCATTAGTAATAGAACTGAAagtctttttaatattaacaGACAGAAAATTCATTATAATAATTACAACTTGACTCTAAAATGTTCTCAAGTGCTTAGTTACCTCAATGAACTTAAGTACCAAAAAAATTGCCCATGCTGGGCAAGGCTTATATGAAGAGCTAGGGATGACAAATTCCCTTCCAAAGGTAAACTGCACAGTAGTAAATAACAGGTTTCTACTTCCTCACTGAATTCtgtgaggagaaggaagagatccGAGAGAATGCTTGTGGTTACAAACTGCTGTGTGAGATCGAAATCGTCAGCTACCACATTTCATGGGCTCTTCTTTAAAAACCACAGCAAAACAAAGGGAAGCAAACAAAGATGGCTTTGACAGGTCTCCACGGAGAGACCAGGGAGGAATGACCCTGAAGAGGGGACGGTAGCTGCTCTTTCAACTTTCCACGGGAGTGGTCTCTGGGGTTCCTGGGCTCACGGCAAAGTGGGAAGTGGGGGTCTCGGGAGTTCCCCTGAGCTCCGGGAGAGCCTGTGGCTCCTTTAATTCCAGGACCACCCGGCTCAGAAGGCCTTTGAGCAGCTGCATTTCTCGGAGCAGAAGGTCCACGTCTGGTTTCAGGGCTCTAGCCGACTGTTCTGAGATCATTGGCGGAGCGCAGGCTGGTGGCCCAGCCGTCGGGGCGCCGTCCGCCGGGAACTGCAGTCCCACGGAGGTGGTGTTCGGGACGAAGGTGACCGAAGGGACCGATCTGGACACAGGGGGCTTTCTGAAGGAAAGCAGCTTATTACCCGGTGCCAAGGCTGCTGCCCGCGGGGCCGGGGCGGTGGTGGAGGTCAGATCCAGGGGAGAGCCTGTGAAAGCATGACGCCCTGAGTCGTTGCCCCTTGgcgctggggtgggggagaggcgtGGGGCTGCGGAGGGGAGCGAGGGCGGCCGGAATAGGGGTGGGAAGGGCGACGATGGGGAGATGGGAAAGGAGGCGGGCGGGACACAGGAGGGGAGATGGGGGAGACTTGTGGGTGCAGACAGGTCAGGCAGCATTGCTCCCCGGGGTGAGCATCCCGGGAGGGCGTCCTGTCACTCACCGCGCCCCGGAAGCTGCAGCCACGGGCTGCGTTTCCGGACACTGCGGGTGGCAGTAGCCGCCTCGCACCAATACGATTCGAGCTCTTCGAGCTCGGGCTCCGGGACCGTGTACTCGGCGCCCCAGTCGAAGCGGCGCACGGCGCGACTGTACTTGTAGAAGGCGAACTGCAGCGGCGTGTCGCGCTTCTGCGGGTGCAGGCGCGTCTCGCAGTGCAGGACCACCGCGCCGTGGGCCGCGCCGCGGGTCCCCTCCAAACCCATCACCCTCAGCACCGGTGCCTGGAACAGCTCTGCGGAGAGGGCGAGGAGGAACCAAGGCTGGCTTGTCTATGGCCCTGcaattcctctctccctctcattttcCGCGAGGGCTCCTCGCCGACCCGGAGGCCAAGACCGGGTGGCAGCAGGCTGTGTGTACGcgtggaggaagggaggagagccTTCTGAAATGTGCGGTGGGGACCGAGTCCCGGAGGGACGGCAAAAGCTTGAAGGGAGGTGAGACCAGGCCAGATGCTTCCTAGCTCATCCCGACTGACACCCAGCTCGACTTCTCCAGGTTAGAGAAGGGTACGCAGCGCCTGCCTCACCTGACGATAGGGAGCAGCTCCCTCGTCTCAATCCCACAGCGCCCCCTACCACTGCCGCCGCCCTTCTGGCTGGGGCTGAGGCCCGAGCTGCCCTCTAAGTATTCGGTCTCCAGTCGGAGTAAGATGCCAGGGTGTGCGTCGGGGGGAATGGGCACCAACCTCCGAGCAGCCTGCAGGTCAAGCACTCAACCGCGGAGGAGAGGACAGCGCCCAAGGTCTAGCAGAGAAATCCGCCAAGTGGCAGCTATTTGAACCTCCGCCCCTCCTTTCCCCGCTTGATTCCTGTCCTAGAATTTCCCAGGGCTCGTTTGCCACCCTCCCGGGCCCCAGGTCTCTCCCACCTTGCACAGTCACAGCCACCTTGGAGGAAAACATGGGCGCGCTCTCCACCGGGATGCGCATGGTGCCAGAGCACTGGTAGCGTCCGCTGTCGCTGGCGCGCGCCTGCAACACCGTGTAGTTAGCGCTGGAGTGGAAGTAGCGCACGGCCTGGTCGTCGTGGTAGTAGTGAAGCTTGTAGACAACCTTGTCGTACCAACCGCGGCAGCGCATGACCAGTGGCTCGCCCTCGAACACCGCAGCATAGGGCACTTGTAGGATCAGCCAGTCTACGGCAGACCACAGACACGCTAGACTCCACAGAAAATCCAGTCCTGGAGGTGTcccatcctcagcctccctgctTTCCCCCCTTAGCTGCTCTTCCTCATCTCCCACCAACTCCAGTCCCTTTCTTGAGTGGGCAGGCCTTCCCTGGCGGTTGGCACCCAGCAGCTTCATAGCCCAAGATGCGTTCAGAGGtgactggggaggaaggaggaaggctgGTCTTTCATTAGGCACTAGGGAGGCAAAGATGGTGATTCCAGTCTCAAGGAGTATTGCCCAACAGAATCAAGTTTAAACTCCTTAGGACAGCAGCAGAGCCTTCCTGACCTGGGCCCTGCTTACTTCTCCAACACCATGTCAGTATTCTCCCCTGCCTCATTTCTTTACTCTCCCCACCTTTCACTCCTAACACAGACTAAGTTCTAGCCATGCTGAACTGCTGAGAGAATTGGCCCTTCTCTGAGCCCAAGGTCTTTGTCCCTGTATTCTCAGCCAAAAAGTCCCTCCTTCACCTGTTTAAGCTGAGGCCTACTTGTCCTGCATGTCTAGGCTTAGACCTTATCTCCTCCAGAGAACCTATCTGACAACCTGGGACAGCTTTAGGTATTTCTCACAGCACTGGGGATTTACCCAATCACCATGATCATCATAGCTAACGTTCGCATAGCCCTAACACATACTAGAAGCCATTTTAGGTGGTGTACATTGAGAAAGAATTCTGCAAGTATTAGCCACAAGCTGTATGCACTCCCAGTCTGTAAACAGTAACCACTCTTTATCGTAGTCAGTATATTATTGCTCTCGCTAACAATTTCCAAATAAGAAACCACACAGTACAAATACGAAGTGTATGTGTTAATCTGAACATTGAGTGATGTCCTTTAAATTCTAAATACAGATTGTGGCCCACCAGGCCAAGATTATATAATATTCCCTGTGAAGTAGCCAATCCTGTACTTCAATGaacaaattattgttatttttttaatactgtttAAAAACCCTTCAAATATCTCTGGAGAGTCAATTCTCAAATTACTCTTATGTATACATGTCTGTAATAAAATTTTGATCAAGTGCTCTATTCAATTGcagctttttttctttagcaacatgtcataattcatttttaatcctcacaacagccaaAGAGCTAGATGCTTTTATTGTCCCTACTTGACTGATGTGGACACTGAAGCACAGAAATGCATCATACTGTTCAATCAAGAGCAATTCTTCCATCTGTGCTCAGCCTGCTTAGGGACACTCCCTTTTCCTGCTTTCCTCTGCCCTTTCCTGctcacccctccccactccccaaagTTCTCTGTCCAGTGTCCCAGGTTCTCAGAGCCTCTGCTCTTCTGAGCTGGTCtcagaaacaaacagaaatgttCATTTGCCTCACACGGTGGCAGGAGGGTAAGGCGGGCACTTTGGGGCTAGGCTGCCTTACTGCCTCTCTCACATAGTGCCATGCCTACTCCAGGGACTCAAGATAGGCCCAAATGGGGCTCTTGCTTCCTGCCCCTTGGGAGTGACCCAGTATCACCTGAGGAGACAtgtgctcctcctccccccatgCTCAGACCACTCACCATTGGATACAGAGAGGTGGATGGGGT is a genomic window of Eulemur rufifrons isolate Redbay chromosome 8, OSU_ERuf_1, whole genome shotgun sequence containing:
- the FCRLB gene encoding Fc receptor-like B isoform X2, with product MWALTALLLLVPSSGQAATLEKPILSLHPPWTTIFKGERVTLRCDGYHPLLLELRPINTLWYLGHLLLPSHKKSIEVQTPGVYRCQTRGAPVSDPIHLSVSNDWLILQVPYAAVFEGEPLVMRCRGWYDKVVYKLHYYHDDQAVRYFHSSANYTVLQARASDSGRYQCSGTMRIPVESAPMFSSKVAVTVQELFQAPVLRVMGLEGTRGAAHGAVVLHCETRLHPQKRDTPLQFAFYKYSRAVRRFDWGAEYTVPEPELEELESYWCEAATATRSVRKRSPWLQLPGRGSPLDLTSTTAPAPRAAALAPGNKLLSFRKPPVSRSVPSVTFVPNTTSVGLQFPADGAPTAGPPACAPPMISEQSARALKPDVDLLLREMQLLKGLLSRVVLELKEPQALPELRGTPETPTSHFAVSPGTPETTPVES
- the FCRLB gene encoding Fc receptor-like B isoform X1; amino-acid sequence: MAQRAQEVEPEVGPEKFLRGCCSDFCAAAAVGRSVMWALTALLLLVPSSGQAATLEKPILSLHPPWTTIFKGERVTLRCDGYHPLLLELRPINTLWYLGHLLLPSHKKSIEVQTPGVYRCQTRGAPVSDPIHLSVSNDWLILQVPYAAVFEGEPLVMRCRGWYDKVVYKLHYYHDDQAVRYFHSSANYTVLQARASDSGRYQCSGTMRIPVESAPMFSSKVAVTVQELFQAPVLRVMGLEGTRGAAHGAVVLHCETRLHPQKRDTPLQFAFYKYSRAVRRFDWGAEYTVPEPELEELESYWCEAATATRSVRKRSPWLQLPGRGSPLDLTSTTAPAPRAAALAPGNKLLSFRKPPVSRSVPSVTFVPNTTSVGLQFPADGAPTAGPPACAPPMISEQSARALKPDVDLLLREMQLLKGLLSRVVLELKEPQALPELRGTPETPTSHFAVSPGTPETTPVES
- the FCRLB gene encoding Fc receptor-like B isoform X3, which translates into the protein MWALTALLLLVPSSGQAATLEKPILSLHPPWTTIFKGERVTLRCDGYHPLLLELRPINTLWYLGHLLLPSHKKSIEVQTPGVYRCQTRGAPVSDPIHLSVSNDWLILQVPYAAVFEGEPLVMRCRGWYDKVVYKLHYYHDDQAVRYFHSSANYTVLQARASDSGRYQCSGTMRIPVESAPMFSSKVAVTVQEARHAAAVRLLQVQSRRAPLRLGRRVHGPGARARRARIVLVRGGYCHPQCPETQPVAAASGARLSPGSDLHHRPGPAGSSLGTG
- the FCRLB gene encoding Fc receptor-like B isoform X4; this translates as MWALTALLLLATLEKPILSLHPPWTTIFKGERVTLRCDGYHPLLLELRPINTLWYLGHLLLPSHKKSIEVQTPGVYRCQTRGAPVSDPIHLSVSNDWLILQVPYAAVFEGEPLVMRCRGWYDKVVYKLHYYHDDQAVRYFHSSANYTVLQARASDSGRYQCSGTMRIPVESAPMFSSKVAVTVQEARHAAAVRLLQVQSRRAPLRLGRRVHGPGARARRARIVLVRGGYCHPQCPETQPVAAASGARLSPGSDLHHRPGPAGSSLGTG